A window of Komagataella phaffii GS115 chromosome 1, complete sequence contains these coding sequences:
- a CDS encoding ER membrane protein,N-acetylglucosaminyl phosphatidylinositol de-N-acetylase, which produces MLAAIKVLIFLYGIWLLLSSVIPSFERNPLLKLDDYHGVLGSDHQALQYQLLNTSRYNLNSEAVVANGLVNTDVYLVIAHPDDEVMFFTPVVTELAKELYFNKLHIFCFSNGNSEGLGQTRHNELLRSAEVIGIDKENVQILDKPQFRDSMDQIWETEDIVKELENSIQPRKLDFFNLIRTGKAAHKISIITFDDLGVSKHPNHKSLYHGCVEFVKKRQETQSIDLFVLRTQGMIPKYSATLLSIFGILKKRLDFAAEWLETKDLKVISDFCSTLRQYNSIPDDTRLSIFGDITTLITALHSMNVAHDSQMVWFRWLWMFFSSYLSYNELTRL; this is translated from the coding sequence ATGCTAGCCGCAATCAAGGTACTAATATTTCTTTATGGTATTTGGTTGCTACTTTCTAGTGTAATACCTTCTTTTGAGAGGAATCCACTGCTGAAATTGGACGATTACCATGGCGTTCTTGGCTCCGATCACCAGGCCCTTCAGTATCAATTGCTGAACACATCAAGGTATAATTTGAACTCGGAAGCTGTAGTGGCAAATGGGCTAGTAAATACTGATGTCTACTTGGTCATTGCTCATCCTGATGATGAAGTGATGTTCTTTACACCTGTTGTGACTGAACTGGCAAAAGAACTATATTTCAACAAGTTGCATATTTTTTGCTTCTCCAACGGTAATTCCGAGGGGCTAGGACAAACAAGACACAATGAGCTATTAAGAAGTGCTGAAGTCATTGGTATTGACAAGGAAAACGTTCAAATACTTGATAAGCCTCAGTTTAGGGACAGCATGGACCAGATCTGGGAAACTGAAGATATCGTTAAAGAACTAGAAAACTCTATCCAACCAAGAAAGCtggattttttcaatctgaTAAGAACTGGAAAAGCGGCACATAAAATCTCAATTATCACGTTCGATGACTTGGGCGTCTCAAAGCACCCAAATCATAAGTCTTTGTATCATGGTTGTGTTGAATTTGTGAAGAAAAGGCAGGAGACTCAGAGTATTGACCTCTTTGTGCTCAGAACTCAAGGCATGATCCCAAAGTACAGCGCTACTCTGTTATCAATTTTTGGCATCCTCAAGAAGCGGTTGGACTTTGCGGCTGAATGgcttgaaacaaaagacCTCAAGGTTATTTCTGACTTTTGTTCAACCTTGAGGCAGTACAACTCAATTCCAGATGATACTAGACTATCTATCTTTGGAGACATTACGACCCTGATTACTGCTTTGCATTCAATGAATGTTGCCCATGACTCCCAAATGGTATGGTTTCGCTGGCTATGGATGTTTTTTAGCAGCTACTTATCCTATAATGAGTTGACCCGTCTTTAA
- a CDS encoding Component of the SSU processome, which is required for pre-18S rRNA processing — MLRRQARERREYLFRKALELQEAQKTQRREQLKQALATGKPLAKEVADDTQLHKDFAYDESIQDEVDDEYSALSGVIDPKVVVTTSRDPSSKLQQFSKEIRLLFPTSVRINRGNYVMPNLVESCKGSAVNDLVVLHEHRGVPTTLTISHLPHGPTAIFTLHNVVLRHDINDTSNQSEAYPHLIFENFSSKLGKRVETVLKHLFPPGVKKDSPRVISFINKDDFISVRQHVYVRTRDGVELSEVGPRFEMRLFELRLGTLDNKDADTEWQLRRFVRTANRKNYLAD, encoded by the coding sequence ATGTTGAGAAGACAAGCTAGAGAAAGAAGGGAGTATTTATTCCGAAAGGCTTTAGAGCTTCAGGAGGCTCAGAAAACTCAAAGGAGAGAACAACTGAAACAGGCTCTAGCAACTGGTAAACCCCTTGCAAAGGAGGTTGCCGATGACACACAACTTCACAAAGATTTTGCTTATGATGAATCAATCCAAGATGAGGTCGATGACGAATACAGTGCACTCAGCGGAGTCATTGATCCTAAAGTTGTCGTTACCACTTCAAGGGATCCAAGTAGTAAGTTACAGCAATTTAGCAAGGAAATACGGCTTTTGTTCCCCACTTCTGTTCGGATAAATAGAGGTAACTACGTGATGCCTAATCTGGTGGAAAGCTGCAAAGGATCTGCAGTTAACGATCTTGTTGTGCTTCATGAGCACAGAGGTGTCCCAACAACACTGACTATCTCCCATTTACCTCATGGACCTACAGCTATTTTTACCCTCCACAACGTTGTATTGAGGCATGACATCAACGACACTAGTAACCAAAGTGAGGCATATCCACATTtaatctttgaaaacttttctaGCAAGCTAGGTAAACGTGTTGAAACTGTCCTAAAGCATTTATTCCCACCAGGGGTCAAGAAAGATAGCCCTCGTGTGATCTCATTCATAAATAAGGACGATTTCATCAGCGTCAGACAACATGTTTACGTGAGGACTAGAGATGGAGTTGAGCTCAGCGAAGTTGGTCCACGTTTTGAAATGCGACTGTTCGAGTTGAGACTCGGTACGTTAGACAACAAAGATGCGGATACTGAATGGCAATTACGTCGTTTCGTCCGAACAGCCAACAGGAAAAACTATCTTGCCGATTAG
- a CDS encoding Largest of six subunits of the RNA polymerase III transcription initiation factor complex (TFIIIC) yields the protein MVSTPKEIVEYTINELCLIGSNGASLEELWTIVVQKQPELDEFFKSICWSWLIEDHDFEVYLKKNELLLIKTSYKDVKNTEGLIVKASENREWLFLTGMPKFENPVTPLLFELLHAIAQSREHGIRSTDLAKKTGQDLKSFTSRFKFLKDYNLIERISLREGKTMTNFIFHSKFYDKNKLRAHDTIYLKEKKLNTMSNIVSLVKQAPNQIRGVSDIAKQLGLSGPKGRAKMYRYIDVILEQGSLKQVYLSGFGSQLLKAVEYVKDLEISNVPESDIEDVPDNDEGEEPDDEGEPGAIEEEPITGSSNQLSEAKIEELMPNFTPGFSIFNCMGAAIHNSGMNGLSSMQLDKMAVGEDAGRIMGRLSAYIVKTENQLRKGFKNGDLECVRVIDFSGKMKFNKFYTASNLMKMKNLDPIPYGDEFSSLPEYLLKDKTLTQVSCAHFKDPSSALDIVTCKDGVRRLHWQGYPGTFLLGNKLPKEKRDYSLVTDNTATPVIEVPSLTKKGRPKKGVLKVTKTSPLSQSETAEPETEPEPESEQFTEQTTRTSNFNINFDLLNKNTPFSEKILGLFDNPLTLAYRRRQGILDLLRKSDGAALLDVSFVHQLDKRISNTTASSDRRTIIRDFEFLTKEGEAILESFEMECNNGRRKRKLLMLDLKNKPTPQAIEKAKLQAERVSYSMPSGDLSVTEKDITFHFPFIRNRASKIKPEPVTSSESNALRSHESDNSTRVKILNEPPLRVSRSKKRAEPENGNQIEKFVRKTKRRKKLSETENKSKHELQARRTRRLINLDKNIGLVLLRAVIISKSLSQNGLFPLWDKIAKLFDDKASTQVLKRSWDRLRKLVGSKTIQRMTNIWKKILISAIKDRRVTRDTVLNHDLRRFVELWRESDGVSFGHITSLYEDIEENYNEFEFVKDPETEDPLFFFKSSISFVERENFVKGLSFGVPIDVNGDKIESKQVEDESSSIEKLKSTLKAIFATPKEDFSSTIANNITSKYSESMIHEALTSLEKDRQIVFLGTDAPVKFALSEKVISSMTSKLPYSFFQDSVEFVNVLSNLFKNQQGMLLSPITPDYTIPVILSFMIKKNIHVIRVDNSIDNLFTGYTSRTIDRKKLESDFIITPGSRSLEAMKPRHVPVPVDVPCSMLWIGVNGNINTKIWTNLVCSIVSNVEKRPGVVLDIIHEPLRPCITKRELKLILDWLVAKGIFREGLDNGYWATERWNIGI from the coding sequence ATGGTTTCTACGCCAAAGGAGATAGTAGAATATACCATAAATGAGCTCTGTCTCATTGGCTCTAATGGCGCCTCACTAGAGGAATTATGGACCATTGTAGTCCAGAAACAACCAGAATTGGACGAGTTCTTCAAGTCAATTTGCTGGTCATGGCTGATAGAGGACCACGATTTCGAAGTCTATCTTAAAAAAAATGAGTTATTGCTAATCAAAACCTCTTATAAAGATGTCAAGAACACGGAAGGATTGATTGTCAAAGCAAGCGAAAATAGGGAGTGGTTGTTCCTGACAGGAATGCCCAAGTTTGAAAACCCTGTGACTCCATTGTTATTTGAGCTATTACATGCGATTGCACAAAGTAGAGAACACGGAATCAGATCAACAGATCTGGCCAAAAAAACAGGCCAGGACCTCAAGAGCTTTACTTCTAggttcaaatttttgaaggacTACAATCTGATAGAAAGGATATCCTTGAGAGAAGGGAAAACTATGACCAATTTCAtatttcattcaaaattctATGATAAGAACAAGTTAAGGGCTCATGACACAATatacttgaaagaaaagaagctGAATACGATGTCCAATATTGTTTCATTGGTGAAGCAGGCTCCTAACCAAATCCGGGGAGTTTCCGATATTGCAAAGCAATTAGGACTTTCAGGCCCCAAGGGGCGAGCTAAGATGTATCGCTACATTGATGTAATATTAGAACAAGGCTCTTTGAAGCAGGTTTATTTGTCAGGATTTGGAAGTCAGCTCTTGAAAGCTGTAGAATATgttaaagatttggagatttCTAATGTTCCAGAGAGTGATATTGAGGATGTTCCCGATAACGATGAAGGGGAAGAGCCCGATGACGAAGGTGAACCGGGAGCTATCGAGGAAGAGCCAATAACCGGATCGTCAAATCAACTTTCCGAGGCCAAAATAGAAGAATTAATGCCCAATTTCACGCCAGGTTTTTCTATATTCAACTGTATGGGTGCAGCTATTCACAATTCAGGTATGAACGGTTTGTCAAGCATGCAATTAGATAAAATGGCTGTAGGTGAAGACGCTGGTAGAATAATGGGAAGGCTTTCTGCATATATTGTAAAGACTGAAAATCAACTTAGAAAAGGATTCAAGAATGGCGATTTGGAATGTGTTCGTGTTATTGACTTTTCTGGCAAGATGAAGTTTAACAAGTTTTACACCGCTTCAAATttaatgaagatgaaaaatctgGACCCCATACCGTACGGCGATGAATTTTCTTCCTTACCTGAATATTTATTGAAGGACAAGACATTGACTCAAGTTAGCTGTGCCCATTTTAAGGATCCATCTTCTGCTCTAGACATCGTCACTTGTAAGGATGGCGTGAGACGCTTGCACTGGCAAGGCTACCCAGGAACCTTCCTCTTAGGCAACAAActtccaaaagaaaaaagagattaTAGTCTTGTAACCGATAACACAGCGACGCCGGTGATCGAAGTACCATCTCTAACGAAAAAAGGGCGGCCAAAAAAGGGCGTCTTAAAAGTTACGAAAACCTCTCCCTTGAGTCAGTCTGAGACAGCGGAACCAGAAACTGAGCCTGAACCTGAGTCTGAACAGTTTACCGAACAAACGAcaagaacttcaaattttAACATcaattttgatcttttgaacaagaatACCCCATTTAGTGAGAAAATACTAGGATTGTTTGATAATCCTTTAACGCTTGCGTATCGAAGAAGACAAGGAATTCTTGATTTGTTGAGAAAAAGTGACGGAGCTGCATTGTTAGATGTCAGTTTTGTGCATCAACTGGATAAACGAATTTCCAACACAACCGCTAGTTCAGATAGAAGAACCATTATTAGAGATTTCGAATTTTTAACCAAAGAAGGCGAGGCTATTCTGGAAAGCTTTGAAATGGAGTGTAACAATGGCAGAAGGAAACGGAAGCTACTCATGTTAGATCTCAAAAATAAACCCACTCCTCAAGCTATCGAGAAGGCAAAACTACAGGCTGAACGGGTCAGTTATTCTATGCCATCAGGAGACCTGTCAGTGACTGAGAAGGACATAACTTTTCACTTTCCGTTCATCAGAAACAGGGCCTCCAAGATCAAACCTGAACCTGTAACTAGTTCAGAATCTAATGCACTTCGTAGTCATGAAAGTGACAACTCCACTAGAGTCAAGATTCTTAACGAACCACCACTAAGAGTGTCTCGATCTAAGAAAAGAGCAGAGCCTGAAAATGGCAATcagattgaaaagttcGTTAGAAAGACtaagagaagaaagaagctaTCAGAGACTGAGAATAAATCAAAACATGAACTGCAAGCTAGAAGGACTAGGAGATTGATCAATCTTGATAAGAACATCGGCCTTGTGCTATTGCGTGCGGTAATTATCAGCAAGTCATTGTCTCAAAACGGATTATTCCCACTATGGGATAAAATTGCCAAACTATTTGATGATAAGGCTAGCACCCAGGTTTTAAAAAGATCATGGGATAGGTTACGCAAACTTGTTGGATCTAAGACTATACAGAGAATGACGAAtatttggaaaaaaattctgATATCTGCTATTAAAGACCGAAGAGTAACTAGGGATACCGTTTTGAACCACGATTTGAGGCgttttgttgaactctGGAGAGAATCTGATGGTGTTTCTTTTGGACATATAACGTCCCTGTAtgaagacattgaagagaatTATAATGAGTTTGAGTTTGTGAAAGACCCTGAGACTGAAGACCCTctgttttttttcaaaagtagCATTTCATTTGTGGAGAGAGAAAATTTTGTCAAGGGGCTAAGTTTTGGGGTTCCTATTGATGTGAATGGCGATAAAATTGAATCTAAACAAGTAGAAGATGAATCATCAAGCAtagaaaaattgaaatcaACACTAAAGGCAATATTTGCCACGcccaaagaagatttttcaagtacAATAGCCAATAATATCACCTCCAAGTATTCAGAAAGTATGATACATGAAGCCTTAACATCCCTTGAAAAGGATAGACAGATAGTGTTCCTAGGGACAGATGCTCCAGTTAAATTCGCTTTGTCTGAAAAAGTGATAAGTTCAATGACTTCCAAGCTTCCTTACTCTTTTTTCCAAGACTCTGTTGAGTTTGTCAACGTTTTATCGAACTTATTCAAAAACCAACAGGGCATGTTATTATCTCCGATCACCCCAGATTACACAATCCCTGTGATTTTGTCGTTTAtgatcaagaaaaatattcacGTTATTAGGGTCGACAATAGCATTGACAACCTTTTCACTGGATATACATCAAGAACTATTGACAGAAAGAAGCTGGAATCTGATTTCATCATAACACCAGGAAGCAGATCTCTAGAGGCAATGAAGCCAAGACATGTACCTGTTCCTGTAGATGTGCCATGTTCCATGCTCTGGATTGGGGTCAATGGTAATATCAACACAAAAATCTGGACTAACCTGGTGTGCAGTATAGTGAGTAATGTTGAGAAGAGACCAGGAGTGGTTCTTGATATCATTCATGAACCCCTACGGCCATGCATAACGAAGAGGGAACTAAAACTAATACTAGACTGGCTAGTAGCAAAAGGTATATTCAGGGAAGGCCTGGATAATGGGTATTGGGCGACCGAAAGATGGAACATTGGAATTTAG
- a CDS encoding Multistep regulator of cAMP-PKA signaling, with protein sequence MFGEVGSFLTPIKKQLTYVNADSGTNYRKTTSFPVFEEGDTFNEYIRKHKTWTAEKLYQAEEPTQPQLPLQEVTGSLQFLSYLYIPSILGECLPVCLIYHSSVNVGGTIYYFGGLRLMTDEERDEYIEDITNNYLVALSHVSVDFNYDLPLPLNGQILKSLFLVPNEDVYAYDTITKTYYKKQLQETYRLDGLGTSMKAELAKTANCTATSGGSLLFRSEMLPPLCCPVTNSLSDRYVIIAGGFEILTQVNKKRSHVQVTKTMKVHDSIWIFDSLACIFRKHNMVLHPTVSLNVPDSYPRFGHQMVVHKYSTSSDPKYFKSFSDRRTDKQQCIIYAMGGYNMDSNNRFIASNDLWRLDMIDLWKGKNGFIVYSKDIVAYPIGGLETVINVTNKSQCTTSSCWPSPRAFFGFAMVDNQDMLESDKSSDPSTCESSVTPRAGTPSPQDDTSSITLPTQFKSILERKLLVVHGGSRIVYKTVKTNDAAGSDGVETFQKHEILGDFWCFNMAEEKWIPIDTYLQSTNNETPMAISPTLIPRCGHSLIYLAGSLMIAGGVHMFSSPSKSFVFSNDDGDILPNQESMFESEEWKRIFKAENVYLDNLSTSSFPYRFFQLNLKTQVWKISPIFIPLSLQSKGIVTTIGSTYTKVNSVIYVSGGEMRLLDVDISRKWLQNFDQGLYGGKANSSAISMNGCVLALTIPLSASDQFDSN encoded by the coding sequence ATGTTTGGAGAAGTGGGTTCTTTCTTGACGCCAATCAAAAAACAGTTGACGTATGTGAATGCTGACTCTGGAACCAATTATCGAAAGACGACGAGCTTTCCGGTCTTTGAGGAAGGGGATACCTTCAACGAATATATCCGAAAGCATAAAACATGGACTGCAGAAAAGTTATATCAGGCGGAAGAGCCTACTCAACCCCAATTACCACTCCAAGAAGTCACTGGCTCGTTGCAGTTTTTATCTTATTTGTATATTCCTTCAATTTTAGGAGAATGCCTTCCTGTCTGTCTTATCTACCACAGTAGTGTTAACGTTGGAGGCACGATTTACTATTTTGGGGGACTAAGGTTAATGACAGATGAGGAGAGAGATGAATATATTGAAGACATCACTAATAACTACTTAGTAGCTTTGAGCCATGTGTCTGTTGATTTCAATTATGACCTACCACTTCCATTGAATGGtcaaatcttgaaaagtttatttCTCGTACCCAATGAAGACGTTTACGCTTATGACACGATTACAAAAACTTACTACaaaaaacaacttcaagagACTTATCGTCTAGATGGGCTGGGAACGTCGATGAAAGCAGAGCTAGCTAAAACTGCGAATTGTACTGCCACCTCTGGTGGCTCTTTACTGTTCAGAAGTGAAATGCTTCCTCCCTTATGTTGCCCAGTTACTAATAGCCTCTCCGATAGATACGTAATTATCGCTGgaggttttgaaattctgacACAAGtcaacaagaaaagaagcCATGTGCAAGTGACTAAGACGATGAAGGTTCATGATTCCATATGGATATTTGATTCACTTGCGTGTATATTTCGCAAGCACAATATGGTGCTACATCCCACGGTATCTTTAAATGTTCCTGACTCATACCCACGTTTTGGCCATCAAATGGTGGTTCACAAGTACTCAACTAGTTCGGACccaaaatatttcaagtCTTTCTCTGATAGAAGAACCGACAAGCAACAGTGTATAATTTATGCCATGGGTGGGTACAATATGGATTCCAATAATAGATTCATTGCCTCAAACGACCTATGGAGACTTGACATGATTGACCTATGGAAGGGAAAGAATGGATTTATTGTTTACTCAAAGGACATTGTGGCCTATCCTATAGGTGGACTGGAAACCGTAATTAATGTTACAAATAAGTCCCAATGTACcacttcttcttgctgGCCCTCACCCAGGGCATTTTTTGGCTTTGCGATGGTGGATAACCAAGATATGCTGGAAAGCGACAAAAGCAGTGATCCATCAACCTGCGAATCGTCTGTAACACCAAGAGCTGGGACTCCAAGTCCTCAAGATGACACATCCTCGATCACATTGCCCACTCAGTTCAAGTCAatacttgaaagaaagCTCTTAGTAGTTCATGGAGGTTCAAGAATAGTCTATAAAACAGTAAAGACAAATGATGCAGCGGGATCGGATGGCGTAGAAACATTTCAAAAGCATGAGATATTAGGTGATTTTTGGTGCTTTAATATGgcagaagaaaaatggaTACCAATCGATACGTACCTACAAAGTACAAATAATGAAACACCAATGGCTATTTCGCCAACCCTTATCCCTAGATGCGGCCACAGTCTGATATATTTAGCGGGTTCTTTGATGATTGCCGGAGGTGTACATATGTTTTCATCCCCTTCAAAGTCTTTTGTGTTTTCCAATGATGATGGAGATATTTTACCCAATCAGGAATCTATGTTCGAATCAGAAGAATGGAAACGAATATTCAAAGCTGAAAACGTTTACTTGGATAATTTGAGCACCAGTTCGTTCCCTTAtagattttttcaattgaacttgaaaactcAAGTATGGAAAATTTCACCAATATTCATTCCTTTGAGTTTGCAGTCCAAGGGAATCGTAACTACCATTGGAAGTACGTATACGAAAGTGAATTCAGTCATTTATGTATCAGGTGGTGAAATGAGACTGCTTGATGTTGATATCTCACGTAAAtggcttcaaaatttcGATCAAGGTTTATATGGGGGCAAAGCCAATTCGTCGGCAATTTCTATGAATGGCTGTGTCCTAGCTCTCACGATACCACTATCTGCTTCTGATCAGTTTGATTCAAATTAG
- a CDS encoding Ubiquitin carboxyl-terminal hydrolase, producing the protein MLVETPMSTKMNGTKTPLHDTQSQLEIYYRQVALNELKNLEATIQRDRSTLSLATKASTKINPRFSNSRYHKVIDLIDMSEHCYEKSYQSYKSHHNETGVAMYLKGYIILTIIIPGIGSDCSMWKNDDVELFNTLKRLYEESLNTELMRKVVNDLKIQDGNMDGKVVAMNESFSADQQLDRVPKPRSLSPIKRSTANVNLSEYSSQGESQNSTQAPTFKGDQAPPDYTYTVTEFQAPTDLKSRERLDTKSISSAEADTGDVLDIYQYVDTNGGGVPNSPEVESTLQSPSKVTETNSSMDEFVPHIDVATLNGILFSPSVQSKKILLLDLRSSVDFEKSRIRYQNIVNIEAHVLRSSTSDQQIEKLLQMTNPTFYQLFSTRDQFSTIIYFDKDSKVPSNDMTRLYNMLTSLNTSKMLSDLPIFLQGGMDEWLKYYSTEPMKVFYADRKLKGPRKLPESAPPPIPNTDYLKPLTQTTSYLPRAETQINSSPHRPRQNTPPKLFSHNDRTSTTPFNNGDQYNHTIPQYRAKQVLHPSHALSTIPPPIDQAQVTQTRKPVYEELSICGLKNFGSTCYINSMVQCLFSFGEFKKIFLTDQFTRYLTRSPTNTLALSVAGLFRSMTANGGMSISPTRFLSVCNYYRPDLRIPQEQQDTQEFLMFILDKIHEELNYPSIVKLDFPHSTAPQLDDKQYRKWFSELTEKEGVSPISTMFQGQLKSTLICNQCGNQSGSFTQFQILSLPIPPSHHNMVAVNDCINHFIQPEVLRGDNAWSCPECEKREKRRKEEMSQMNNSVFNDEEKKRSRKLFKMLGSKEKHSPNSNHSKANLVKTSQKALSFISLPQYLVIHLSRFNGFSPQACKLDVTIAYPLILEIPIHKEDGSMNVARYKLCSLINHFGSLKSGHYTAVVNKSGHLHNPYWCYFDDESVRPGISHGDLNLGINMLSSRDVYVLFYERIA; encoded by the coding sequence ATGTTAGTGGAGACTCCAATGTCGACAAAAATGAACGGCACAAAAACACCGCTTCATGACACTCAAAGTCAGTTGGAGATATACTACAGACAAGTAGCGTTGaatgaattgaaaaatcttgAGGCTACCATCCAAAGAGACAGGTCCACTCTCTCTTTGGCAACCAAAGCATCAACTAAGATCAATCCTAGATTCTCTAATTCCAGGTATCACAAGGTCATAGATTTGATTGACATGAGCGAACATTGCTATGAAAAGAGTTATCAATCTTATAAATCCCACCATAATGAGACTGGTGTGGCTATGTATTTGAAAGGATATATCATATTGACCATTATTATTCCAGGTATTGGCTCGGATTGTTCAATGTGGAAGAATGATGATGTGGAGTTGTTTAATACTCTCAAAAGACTGTATGAGGAGTCTTTAAATACAGAGCTAATGAGGAAAGTAGTCAACGATCTAAAAATCCAGGATGGCAACATGGACGGCAAAGTTGTTGCCATGAACGAAAGCTTTTCAGCTGACCAACAACTGGATAGAGTCCCTAAGCCAAGATCATTGTCTCCCATCAAAAGGTCTACTGCTAACGTTAATTTGTCAGAATACAGCTCACAGGGGGAATCACAGAATTCTACTCAAGCACCTACGTTCAAAGGGGATCAGGCACCTCCTGATTATACATACACAGTGACTGAATTCCAAGCCCCAACAGATCTAAAATCCAGGGAACGTTTGGACACAAAAAGCATTTCTTCCGCCGAAGCTGATACAGGAGACGTACTAGACATTTACCAATATGTGGATACAAATGGAGGCGGCGTGCCAAATTCACCTGAGGTTGAAAGTACTCTTCAATCGCCCTCAAAGGTTACCGAAACCAATTCTAGTATGGATGAATTTGTGCCTCATATTGATGTGGCTACTTTGAACGgaattcttttttctccctcagttcaatcaaagaagattttgttgttggatTTGAGATCTAGCGTCGACTTCGAAAAATCACGAATAAGATACCAGAATATTGTCAATATCGAAGCACATGTCCTTAGAAGTTCAACCAGTGATCAGCAGATTGAAAAGCTACTGCAAATGACAAATCCAACTTTTTATCAGCTTTTCAGTACAAGGGATCAATTTTCAACCATAATATATTTCGATAAAGACTCGAAGGTACCTTCAAACGACATGACCAGGTTATACAATATGTTAACAAGCCTGAATACTTCCAAAATGTTGTCTGATTTACCGATATTCTTGCAAGGTGGAATGGATGAATGGTTAAAGTACTATTCTACGGAGCCCATGAAAGTCTTCTACGCTGACAGAAAACTGAAAGGGCCCAGAAAATTGCCAGAATCTGctcctcctccaattcctAATACCGACTACTTGAAGCCCCTTACTCAAACTACATCATACTTGCCGAGAGCAGAAACACAGATAAATTCATCGCCCCATAGACCCAGACAAAATACGCCTCCTAAACTGTTTTCTCACAATGATCGAACTTCAACTACTCCCTTCAATAATGGTGATCAGTACAATCACACCATACCTCAGTATAGGGCAAAGCAGGTATTACATCCATCTCATGCACTGTCAACTATCCCTCCCCCTATTGACCAGGCTCAGGTAACTCAAACCAGAAAACCTGTTTATGAAGAATTATCCATTTGTGGGCTGAAAAACTTTGGTAGTACCTGCTATATTAACAGTATGGTTCAATGCCTTTTTAGCTTTGGAGAGTTTAAGAAGATATTCCTCACTGACCAATTTACCCGTTACTTGACGAGGTCGCCAACCAACACATTAGCTCTGTCAGTTGCTGGCCTTTTTCGAAGTATGACAGCGAATGGAGGAATGTCTATATCTCCAACCCGATTCCTGAGCGTTTGTAACTACTATAGACCTGATTTGAGAATCCCACAAGAACAGCAAGATACTCAGGAATTTCTCATGTTCATCCTGGATAAGATCCACGAAGAGTTAAACTATCCATCGATAGTGAAATTAGATTTTCCCCATAGTACTGCACCGCAACTTGATGATAAACAATATCGAAAATGGTTTTCTGAACTGACAGAGAAGGAAGGtgtttctccaatttctACCATGTTTCAAGGCCAGCTAAAGAGTACCCTGATTTGCAATCAATGTGGGAATCAATCAGGCTCATTTACTCAGTTCCAAATCTTGTCTTTGCCTATTCCACCTTCCCATCATAATATGGTAGCAGTGAACGATTGCATCAATCACTTCATCCAGCCCGAAGTATTAAGGGGGGACAATGCATGGTCATGTCCTGAGTGTGAAAAGAGGGAAAAAAGACGTAAGGAAGAAATGAGCCAAATGAACAATAGTGTCTTCAACGAtgaggaaaagaaacgaTCAAGAAAATTATTCAAGATGTTGggaagcaaagaaaagcaCTCACCCAATTCTAACCACTCCAAGGCCAATTTAGTGAAAACCAGTCAGAAAGCCCTATCATTTATATCGTTACCTCAATATCTGGTAATTCACCTATCCCGATTTAATGGTTTCTCTCCTCAAGCATGCAAGTTAGATGTCACAATAGCTTATCCGCTGATATTAGAAATACCCATCCACAAAGAGGATGGGTCTATGAATGTGGCAAGATACAAATTATGCTCTTTAATTAATCATTTTGGTTCGTTGAAGTCTGGGCATTACACCGCGGTAGTCAATAAGTCTGGGCATTTACATAACCCATACTGGTGTtactttgatgatgaatctgTCAGGCCTGGAATCAGTCATGGAGATTTAAACTTGGGAATTAATATGCTGAGCTCAAGAGATGTTTACGTCTTATTCTATGAAAGAATTGCATAA